A genomic stretch from Lysobacter soyae includes:
- a CDS encoding bactofilin family protein: MAIGWKEKEKEVGRADVAAFPDNAVSAPPVTTPIASAPAPVAQITPSTPAMKESIISPDLSIEGKIEGSGHVRIAGKFKGDVNVKGNLTVEEGAKLNGSVRADKVSLAGELDGNIESAQHVDLLKSCTLNGDIKANTLTIAAGSRVKGHVECGWGDSAAAETKRIGSSANDG; this comes from the coding sequence ATGGCAATTGGTTGGAAAGAAAAAGAAAAAGAGGTTGGCCGCGCGGATGTTGCCGCATTTCCCGACAATGCGGTCTCCGCACCGCCGGTCACGACACCGATCGCGTCAGCCCCCGCACCGGTTGCGCAAATCACGCCTTCAACACCGGCAATGAAAGAATCCATCATCTCGCCGGACCTCTCCATCGAAGGCAAAATCGAAGGTTCGGGCCATGTGCGGATTGCGGGCAAATTTAAGGGCGACGTCAACGTCAAAGGCAATTTGACCGTCGAAGAAGGCGCCAAATTGAATGGCAGCGTTCGGGCGGACAAGGTCAGCCTGGCCGGCGAACTCGATGGCAATATCGAATCGGCGCAGCATGTGGACTTGCTTAAGTCCTGCACGTTGAACGGCGACATCAAAGCCAATACGTTGACCATCGCCGCGGGTTCACGCGTCAAGGGTCACGTCGAATGCGGTTGGGGCGACAGCGCAGCTGCGGAAACCAAGCGCATCGGTAGCTCTGCCAACGACGGTTGA
- a CDS encoding DUF6587 family protein codes for MSLTVQYILLALIGLCCLLFVVRSQLPGVWRRLVGAIALWAAKEQHPTWLQSVGRRIAPPARAGNACAGCSNDDGCH; via the coding sequence ATGTCGCTCACCGTCCAATACATTCTGCTCGCGCTGATTGGACTGTGTTGCCTGCTGTTCGTCGTGCGTTCGCAGTTGCCCGGCGTTTGGCGGCGTCTCGTGGGTGCGATCGCCTTATGGGCAGCGAAAGAACAACATCCGACGTGGTTGCAGTCGGTCGGCCGACGCATAGCGCCACCTGCCCGTGCAGGCAATGCCTGCGCAGGCTGCAGCAATGACGACGGCTGTCACTGA
- the feoB gene encoding ferrous iron transporter B, with amino-acid sequence MRIALIGNPNSGKTALFNLLTGSRQKVANYTGVTVERKEGRMRLPNGQDIAVLDLPGAYSLHPTSLDEAIARDVCRGFYPGEGKPDVLVCVVDATNLQLHLRFALELKQLGTPIVVALNQMDAAEKAGIKIDIDTLQSALGLPVVPTVAVRSNGAAALAKALERVELSHIPDVPASLEPIDLHREARAVLAKAVVMPQQSTKVDDALDRWLLHPVFGLLILASILFVMFQAVYAWATPMMDGIEWIMGWIGGQVSSWLPAGPLRGLIVEGIIAGTGSVLVFLPQILILFLFILALEESGYLPRAAFLMDRLMFKAGLSGRSFIPLLSSFACAVPGIMATRSIQDPRDRLATIMVAPLMTCSARLPVYALLIGAFIPQQKVLGVLNLQGLVLFGLYFAGILSALLVSWVMKRWRRDRGEHMLMLELPSYRVPTLRDVLIGLQERAMIFLKRVGGIILALTVLLWFLLNFPAAPADFAGPAIDYSYAGRIGHFLTGVFAPVGFNWQICIALIPGMAAREVVVASLGTVYAVQAANDDATAQALSQIVANQWSLATALSLLVWFIYAPQCISTLATIRRETRSWKQTAIALIYLFALAYGASLLTYQIASFLGAG; translated from the coding sequence ATGCGTATTGCGCTGATCGGCAACCCCAATTCAGGCAAAACGGCACTCTTCAACCTTCTGACCGGTAGCCGGCAAAAAGTCGCCAATTACACGGGCGTGACCGTTGAACGTAAAGAAGGGCGGATGCGTTTGCCCAACGGACAGGACATCGCTGTTTTGGATTTGCCTGGCGCGTACAGCTTGCATCCGACGAGTTTGGACGAGGCGATCGCGCGCGATGTGTGCCGCGGTTTCTATCCCGGCGAAGGCAAGCCCGATGTCTTGGTCTGCGTGGTCGATGCCACCAATTTGCAGTTGCATCTGCGCTTCGCACTGGAGCTGAAGCAGCTCGGCACCCCGATCGTGGTGGCGTTGAACCAAATGGATGCCGCAGAGAAAGCCGGTATCAAAATCGACATCGACACATTGCAATCCGCATTGGGATTACCGGTCGTACCGACCGTCGCGGTGCGTTCAAATGGCGCGGCTGCTTTGGCCAAAGCACTCGAACGCGTTGAGCTGTCGCACATTCCCGACGTCCCTGCTTCTTTGGAACCTATCGATTTGCATCGCGAAGCGCGTGCGGTGCTCGCCAAAGCCGTGGTGATGCCCCAGCAGTCGACCAAAGTGGACGACGCGCTGGATCGTTGGCTGCTGCATCCGGTGTTCGGATTGCTGATTCTTGCGTCGATCTTGTTCGTTATGTTCCAGGCGGTTTACGCCTGGGCGACGCCGATGATGGACGGTATCGAATGGATCATGGGTTGGATCGGTGGCCAAGTGTCGTCTTGGTTGCCGGCCGGTCCGCTCCGTGGCTTGATCGTGGAAGGCATCATCGCCGGCACCGGCAGCGTGCTCGTGTTCTTGCCACAAATCTTGATCTTGTTTTTGTTCATCCTGGCATTGGAAGAAAGCGGCTATTTGCCGCGCGCAGCCTTCTTGATGGATCGCCTGATGTTCAAAGCGGGCCTCTCCGGCCGTAGTTTCATCCCGTTGTTGTCGAGCTTTGCTTGCGCGGTGCCGGGCATTATGGCGACGCGTTCCATTCAAGACCCGCGTGACCGTTTGGCGACGATCATGGTGGCGCCGTTGATGACCTGCTCGGCGCGACTGCCAGTCTATGCACTGTTGATCGGCGCGTTCATTCCGCAGCAAAAGGTGCTGGGCGTTTTGAACTTGCAGGGCTTGGTTTTGTTCGGCTTGTATTTCGCCGGCATTTTGAGCGCGCTTCTGGTGTCTTGGGTGATGAAGCGGTGGCGCCGAGACAGAGGTGAGCACATGCTGATGCTGGAGCTGCCGTCATACCGCGTGCCGACGCTGCGCGACGTGCTGATCGGCCTGCAAGAGCGCGCGATGATTTTTTTGAAGCGGGTTGGCGGGATCATTCTCGCGCTCACAGTGTTGCTGTGGTTCTTGCTTAATTTCCCCGCGGCACCGGCGGATTTTGCCGGTCCCGCCATCGATTACAGTTACGCCGGACGCATCGGTCATTTTCTGACCGGCGTGTTCGCACCGGTGGGATTCAACTGGCAGATTTGTATTGCCTTGATTCCGGGCATGGCGGCGCGTGAAGTCGTGGTGGCGTCGTTGGGTACGGTCTACGCGGTTCAAGCGGCCAACGACGATGCAACCGCGCAGGCGTTGAGTCAGATTGTGGCGAACCAGTGGTCATTGGCCACGGCCCTGTCTTTGCTGGTGTGGTTCATCTATGCGCCGCAATGCATTTCAACGTTGGCGACCATCCGCCGTGAAACGCGATCCTGGAAGCAAACCGCGATTGCGTTGATTTATTTGTTCGCGTTGGCCTACGGTGCGTCACTGTTGACCTACCAAATCGCCTCGTTCTTGGGCGCGGGCTGA
- a CDS encoding FeoA family protein, with product MTLTDLRPFTPATVEDIEHRSANDPIARRLVELGFVPGEAIDVVAVAPISKDPIVARIGTARFALRRDEANRIRVRTEGGRQ from the coding sequence GTGACACTCACCGATCTGCGCCCATTCACGCCCGCCACCGTCGAAGACATCGAGCATCGTTCAGCGAATGATCCGATCGCACGCCGGCTGGTAGAGCTGGGTTTTGTGCCCGGAGAAGCCATCGATGTGGTGGCCGTGGCGCCGATCTCCAAGGATCCCATCGTCGCGCGCATCGGGACGGCCCGATTTGCCCTGCGTCGTGACGAGGCGAACCGAATCCGCGTGCGCACCGAAGGTGGTCGGCAGTGA
- a CDS encoding enoyl-CoA hydratase-related protein: MQAPLNLNRQDAVARVRMQRGDVHNAFDARLIAELTETFETLNADPTLRVVVLEAEGASFSAGADLNWMRGMAAMSEEENRIDSLALARLMRSLDELSKPVVARVQGSAFGGGVGLIACCDIAIGSADANFGLTESKLGLLPAVISPYVVNAIGPRQARRYFATGEIFNAADAQRIGLLHDVVAPDALDETVDRIVRTLLKAAPIAAGRAKALVRDVLADENALMQDARNAALIAALRVSPEGQEGLAAFLEKRTPNWIKN, translated from the coding sequence ATGCAAGCTCCATTGAATCTGAACCGTCAAGACGCTGTGGCGCGTGTCCGTATGCAGCGTGGCGACGTCCATAACGCGTTCGACGCCCGGCTGATCGCCGAGCTCACCGAGACTTTTGAGACCCTGAACGCGGATCCGACCCTACGGGTGGTGGTTTTGGAGGCGGAAGGTGCCTCGTTCAGCGCGGGCGCCGACCTCAATTGGATGCGCGGCATGGCAGCGATGTCGGAAGAGGAAAATCGCATCGATTCGTTGGCGCTGGCCCGGCTGATGCGCAGCTTGGACGAGCTTTCCAAACCCGTGGTCGCCCGCGTGCAAGGCTCGGCCTTTGGCGGCGGCGTCGGCTTGATTGCTTGTTGCGATATCGCTATCGGCAGTGCCGACGCGAATTTCGGATTGACGGAAAGCAAGCTTGGCTTGCTTCCGGCGGTGATTTCCCCTTACGTGGTGAATGCGATCGGTCCGCGCCAGGCGCGCCGCTACTTCGCCACAGGCGAAATTTTCAACGCCGCCGATGCGCAGCGTATCGGTCTGCTTCACGACGTCGTAGCACCCGATGCATTGGATGAGACGGTGGATCGCATCGTCCGCACATTATTGAAAGCCGCGCCAATCGCTGCGGGCCGCGCCAAGGCATTGGTGCGCGACGTCTTGGCAGACGAGAATGCACTGATGCAGGATGCGCGAAATGCTGCACTCATTGCAGCCCTGCGTGTCTCGCCCGAAGGCCAGGAAGGATTGGCCGCATTCTTGGAAAAACGCACACCGAATTGGATCAAAAACTGA
- a CDS encoding acetyl/propionyl/methylcrotonyl-CoA carboxylase subunit alpha, whose product MFEKILIANRGEIACRVIRTCKKLGIKTVAVYSDADARAQHVLQADEAFHIGGSPPQESYLQADAVLEAARKSGAQAIHPGYGFLSENADFADAVEAAGLVFIGPRAASMRKMGSKAGAKELMDAAGVPVVPGYTGEDQSATLLQQEANRIGYPLMIKAAHGGGGKGMRIVRHADEFAANLESCQREAKNAFGRDRVLLERYIETPRHIEIQIFGDATGKVIHLNERECSAQRRYQKVLEEAPSTFLTAEMREAMGRAAVLAGEAIDYQNAGTVEFIVAPDGGFYFMEINTRLQVEHPVTELVTGYDLVEWQLRVAAGEALPASQEEVLQYGHAIEVRLYAEDPDAGFLPGSGTLKHLHLPAASRNVRIDSGVVQGDTVTIFYDPMIAKLIVWDVTRERALKRMEEALADCHVEGPKSNIAFLERLIRHPAVREGRIDTGYLDAHLDEFVGANAETDDALLQGIAAALFTQTPDTDPSSPWARNDAWRIEGRASQPVRMAQGAEARMLQVVREGDAVTVSNDGAPLCRFDHLSAGDGVVSFSRDGKTENLRFQRRGKVMTLFAAGRRHVFEQHPLHEVADASSAASGNVIVAPMPGRIVVVNAAVGDVVNAGDVLMVMEAMKMELSLKAAKDGTVAEVRAEAGAFVEADTVLLSLKDAE is encoded by the coding sequence ATGTTTGAAAAAATCCTGATTGCGAACCGCGGCGAAATTGCCTGCCGGGTCATCCGCACTTGCAAGAAGCTCGGCATCAAGACCGTCGCCGTGTATTCGGATGCGGACGCTCGCGCACAACACGTGCTGCAGGCGGATGAAGCCTTCCACATCGGTGGATCGCCCCCCCAAGAGAGCTATTTGCAGGCGGATGCCGTTCTTGAAGCTGCGCGTAAATCCGGCGCACAAGCGATTCACCCGGGCTATGGCTTCTTGAGCGAAAACGCCGATTTTGCCGATGCGGTGGAAGCCGCGGGATTGGTCTTCATCGGTCCGCGCGCGGCGTCGATGCGCAAGATGGGCAGCAAAGCGGGCGCAAAAGAATTGATGGATGCCGCAGGCGTACCGGTCGTCCCCGGCTACACCGGCGAAGATCAATCGGCGACCCTGCTGCAGCAGGAAGCGAATCGCATCGGCTATCCCTTGATGATCAAGGCTGCCCATGGCGGCGGTGGCAAGGGCATGCGCATCGTGCGCCACGCCGACGAATTTGCCGCGAATCTGGAAAGTTGCCAGCGCGAAGCAAAAAATGCCTTCGGTCGTGACCGTGTGCTGCTCGAACGCTATATCGAAACGCCCCGCCACATTGAAATACAAATCTTCGGTGACGCCACCGGCAAAGTCATCCATTTGAACGAGCGCGAATGTTCCGCACAGCGCCGCTATCAAAAGGTGCTTGAAGAGGCCCCTTCCACCTTCCTGACTGCCGAGATGCGCGAGGCGATGGGGCGTGCCGCGGTGTTGGCCGGTGAGGCGATTGATTACCAAAACGCGGGCACGGTGGAATTCATCGTGGCGCCTGACGGCGGTTTCTATTTCATGGAAATCAACACGCGTTTGCAGGTTGAACATCCCGTGACCGAACTCGTCACCGGCTACGACCTGGTGGAATGGCAATTGCGCGTGGCCGCCGGTGAAGCGCTGCCCGCCAGCCAAGAAGAGGTGCTGCAGTACGGCCATGCCATCGAAGTGCGCCTTTATGCGGAAGACCCTGACGCCGGTTTCTTGCCCGGTTCCGGCACGCTGAAGCATCTCCATCTGCCCGCAGCCTCACGCAACGTGCGGATCGATTCGGGTGTGGTGCAAGGCGATACCGTGACCATTTTTTACGATCCGATGATCGCAAAACTCATTGTTTGGGATGTCACGCGCGAGCGTGCGCTGAAGCGAATGGAAGAAGCCTTGGCCGATTGTCACGTCGAAGGACCGAAATCGAATATCGCCTTTCTGGAACGCTTGATCAGACATCCCGCCGTGCGCGAAGGTCGTATCGATACCGGCTATCTGGACGCACATCTTGATGAGTTCGTCGGCGCAAACGCGGAAACGGACGATGCACTACTGCAGGGCATTGCCGCTGCGCTTTTCACGCAAACGCCGGACACTGACCCATCCTCACCGTGGGCGCGAAACGATGCTTGGCGCATCGAAGGTCGTGCGTCGCAACCGGTACGCATGGCGCAGGGTGCGGAAGCGCGCATGTTGCAAGTGGTACGCGAAGGCGACGCAGTGACAGTCAGCAACGATGGCGCCCCGCTCTGCCGTTTCGATCACCTGAGCGCAGGCGACGGTGTCGTCTCCTTTTCACGCGATGGAAAAACGGAAAACCTGCGCTTTCAGCGGCGGGGCAAAGTAATGACTTTGTTTGCGGCAGGTCGTCGCCACGTGTTCGAGCAACACCCCTTGCACGAGGTCGCCGACGCATCGTCCGCCGCAAGCGGTAATGTCATTGTGGCGCCGATGCCGGGTCGGATCGTGGTCGTCAATGCGGCGGTCGGTGATGTGGTGAATGCAGGCGATGTCTTGATGGTGATGGAAGCCATGAAGATGGAGCTTTCGCTCAAAGCCGCGAAGGACGGCACGGTCGCCGAGGTCCGCGCGGAAGCCGGTGCCTTCGTCGAAGCCGATACTGTCCTCCTCAGTTTGAAGGATGCCGAATGA
- a CDS encoding hydroxymethylglutaryl-CoA lyase encodes MSAAKEHVRIVEVGARDGLQNEKTLVSTTDKIALINRLSDCGLGSIEATSFVSPKWVPQLADAAEVFAGITQKPGVHYPVLVPNLQGYERAMAVGVKEIAVFTAASEAFNLKNINAGIDESLARFEPVMARAQSDGVKVRGYVSTVLGCPYQGEVPVSAVVHVAERLHALGCYEISLGDTIGVGTPAKARAMLKAVADAVPMPQLAVHFHDTYGQALANILSCLEEGVRVVDSAVGGTGGCPYAKGASGNVSSEDVVYMLHGLGFETGVDIAALSDTGRWLSALLGRATASKVGQALTPES; translated from the coding sequence ATGAGCGCCGCCAAAGAACACGTTCGCATCGTCGAAGTCGGCGCGCGCGACGGTCTGCAAAACGAGAAAACGCTGGTGTCGACCACCGACAAAATCGCGTTGATCAATCGCTTGTCGGACTGCGGCTTGGGAAGTATCGAGGCCACGAGTTTCGTGAGCCCGAAATGGGTGCCGCAGTTGGCGGACGCCGCGGAGGTATTCGCCGGCATCACGCAGAAGCCCGGGGTCCACTATCCCGTGTTGGTACCCAATTTGCAGGGCTATGAACGCGCCATGGCGGTCGGCGTGAAAGAAATCGCGGTCTTCACGGCGGCGTCCGAAGCCTTCAACCTGAAAAACATCAACGCCGGCATCGACGAGTCACTTGCCCGCTTCGAGCCGGTCATGGCGCGCGCCCAATCTGACGGTGTCAAAGTGCGCGGCTACGTCTCCACCGTGCTTGGCTGTCCTTATCAAGGTGAAGTGCCGGTGTCGGCCGTGGTGCATGTGGCCGAGCGCCTGCACGCGCTCGGTTGCTACGAGATTTCTCTGGGCGACACCATCGGGGTCGGCACTCCGGCGAAGGCACGCGCCATGTTGAAAGCGGTCGCCGATGCGGTGCCAATGCCGCAATTGGCCGTCCATTTTCATGACACTTACGGTCAGGCCTTGGCCAATATCCTGTCCTGCCTCGAGGAAGGCGTGCGGGTGGTCGATAGCGCCGTGGGCGGCACCGGCGGCTGCCCGTATGCCAAAGGCGCGAGTGGCAATGTGTCCTCGGAAGACGTGGTCTACATGCTGCACGGCTTGGGCTTTGAAACCGGCGTCGACATCGCGGCCCTCAGTGACACCGGACGCTGGTTGTCCGCCCTGCTCGGCCGCGCCACGGCCAGCAAAGTCGGTCAGGCCCTCACGCCGGAGAGTTGA
- a CDS encoding sensor domain-containing protein codes for MSGHQNGGDAKSEDGLAVLLASLARASEDPKLDNGSRYLFARAQHQILKAHMASTVAQREYRILFDAIPDPISLIAFDGTVLDFNASGQRLYGRSLKEVVGKDIAILNPEVPPDHLKPVLDVIDRGETYVVQVTNRKADGTRFPVEVHSARVELQGRTCILAVARDLSARFEAEHRYDTLVESVDQGIVVTDADGTVISVNGAGMNILDLEPGNSPDATFSSEYWIIVDENGNVLPRDRLPASIALHTEEPVRSQIMGLYRLSDNRFRWLRVTAIPHFTTLADRPNQVISIFSDITNLKRDSAMFDRVQQLSNVGSWEWNRATEHLHLSRGAMRIFGFPSPIDNIASFYARLQPVDATRLAMALSAPPVDDITFTLELHGWRVDGSEVWVRMQGETDAREPSPHRLTGTFEDITEHKNIEQSLRAQARTDALTGLLNRDAIHDELNAYLSGSNPELAVLYIDLDRFKVINDALGHGVGDKLLVQVAHRLQSVVAGNGECARLGGDEFLVICKTLQDQHLALAERILVELSKSFQIDEEEFSISASIGIAESPNDSSDAVELVQQADAAMYESKRRNNNGWQHYSEDLARSHREKLQLDQLMRGALTNQELHLVYQPQLDLHTGRVIGAEALMRWNNPLLGAMRPDVFIGRAESTGEIVRLGAWALNETCRQVREWLDAGLPQIRVAVNVSYRQFIADDLVGTVVKALEHYKIPPRCLELEFTERVLIEDEPETTRIFAELDELGVSLAIDDFGEGYSGLNYLRRLPIHVLKLSQLFIKGVPGNASDVAVCEAVAGIARGLRMTMIAEGVETDIQRRYLVKLGVPVGQGFFFSPALTPKRFVTYLRAHPTVR; via the coding sequence ATGAGCGGGCATCAGAATGGCGGTGATGCGAAATCCGAGGACGGCCTTGCCGTCCTTTTGGCGTCACTTGCGCGCGCATCGGAAGACCCCAAACTCGACAACGGCTCGCGCTATTTGTTTGCCCGCGCACAGCACCAAATTCTGAAGGCGCACATGGCGAGCACGGTCGCGCAACGCGAGTACCGGATCCTGTTCGATGCCATTCCTGACCCGATCAGCCTAATCGCCTTCGACGGCACCGTGTTGGACTTCAATGCTTCCGGACAACGTTTGTACGGCCGCAGCTTGAAGGAAGTGGTCGGGAAGGACATCGCGATCTTGAATCCCGAAGTGCCACCGGACCATCTCAAGCCGGTGCTGGATGTAATCGATCGCGGCGAAACCTATGTCGTGCAAGTCACCAACCGAAAGGCGGATGGCACGCGCTTTCCGGTGGAAGTCCATTCTGCGCGCGTCGAATTGCAAGGTCGCACCTGCATTCTTGCCGTTGCGCGCGATCTCAGCGCACGCTTTGAAGCCGAACACCGCTATGACACCTTGGTCGAATCGGTGGATCAAGGCATTGTCGTCACCGACGCCGACGGGACCGTCATCAGCGTCAACGGCGCGGGCATGAACATCCTCGACTTGGAACCCGGCAACTCACCGGACGCCACGTTCTCTTCCGAGTATTGGATCATCGTGGATGAAAACGGCAACGTGCTGCCGCGCGATCGTCTACCCGCATCGATCGCCCTGCATACCGAGGAGCCGGTGCGCAGTCAGATCATGGGCTTGTACCGGCTGTCCGACAACCGTTTTCGATGGCTCCGTGTCACCGCCATCCCACACTTCACGACATTGGCGGATCGACCCAACCAAGTCATTTCCATTTTCTCCGACATCACCAATTTGAAGCGCGACAGCGCGATGTTCGATCGCGTCCAACAGCTGAGCAATGTCGGCAGTTGGGAGTGGAATCGTGCGACCGAACACTTGCATCTGAGCCGCGGTGCCATGCGCATCTTCGGCTTCCCCTCGCCCATCGATAACATCGCGAGCTTCTATGCACGCCTGCAGCCGGTTGATGCCACGCGATTGGCGATGGCGCTGAGCGCACCGCCGGTGGACGACATCACATTCACGCTGGAACTCCACGGCTGGCGCGTGGACGGCAGTGAAGTCTGGGTACGCATGCAAGGCGAAACCGATGCGCGCGAACCCTCTCCACATCGTCTCACCGGCACCTTCGAAGACATCACCGAGCACAAGAACATCGAGCAGTCCCTTCGTGCACAAGCACGCACGGACGCGCTGACCGGTCTACTCAATCGCGATGCGATTCACGATGAATTGAACGCCTATCTGTCCGGCAGCAACCCGGAACTGGCGGTGCTCTATATCGATCTGGACCGTTTCAAGGTCATCAACGATGCCTTGGGCCACGGCGTCGGCGACAAACTGCTTGTCCAGGTCGCGCACCGCCTGCAAAGCGTGGTCGCCGGCAACGGTGAGTGCGCGCGGTTGGGCGGCGACGAATTTTTGGTGATCTGCAAAACGCTTCAAGACCAGCATCTAGCATTGGCCGAGCGAATCCTGGTGGAACTGTCGAAGTCGTTTCAAATCGACGAAGAGGAGTTCTCGATCAGTGCGAGCATCGGCATCGCCGAATCGCCCAACGACAGCAGCGACGCCGTTGAACTCGTGCAACAAGCCGACGCGGCGATGTACGAAAGCAAGCGTCGCAATAACAACGGATGGCAACACTACAGCGAAGACTTGGCGCGCAGTCATCGAGAGAAATTGCAACTCGACCAATTGATGCGCGGTGCATTGACGAATCAGGAGCTGCATCTCGTCTACCAACCGCAACTCGACCTGCACACCGGTCGGGTGATCGGCGCCGAAGCCCTGATGCGTTGGAACAACCCGTTGCTGGGCGCGATGCGTCCGGATGTTTTCATCGGGCGCGCCGAAAGCACCGGGGAAATTGTCCGGCTGGGGGCATGGGCCCTCAACGAAACTTGCAGACAGGTGCGTGAATGGTTGGACGCCGGTCTTCCGCAAATTCGCGTAGCGGTGAATGTCTCTTACCGCCAGTTCATCGCCGACGATTTGGTCGGCACCGTGGTCAAGGCACTCGAGCACTACAAAATTCCGCCGCGTTGTCTGGAATTGGAATTCACGGAACGTGTGCTGATTGAAGATGAGCCGGAAACGACACGTATCTTTGCCGAACTCGACGAACTGGGCGTGTCACTCGCCATTGACGATTTCGGTGAAGGCTATAGCGGGCTGAATTATTTGCGCCGCTTGCCCATCCACGTCCTCAAGCTCTCGCAGTTGTTTATCAAAGGGGTTCCGGGGAATGCCTCCGATGTCGCGGTCTGCGAAGCCGTGGCCGGGATCGCGCGCGGCCTGCGCATGACGATGATCGCTGAAGGCGTCGAAACCGATATCCAACGCCGGTATCTGGTGAAACTGGGCGTGCCCGTCGGCCAAGGCTTCTTTTTCTCCCCCGCCCTCACGCCGAAGCGATTCGTGACCTATTTGCGCGCCCATCCGACCGTTCGCTGA